Sequence from the Schistosoma haematobium chromosome Unknown HiC_scaffold_224, whole genome shotgun sequence genome:
GCTGTACAATTTATTCCATTTTTTCCcacagatgtcgaggtcttcataatccagtgcATCACCAGAAGACGGAGAAAAGGGGAGAGCAGAGAGCCTAATTgaaagatacaatcaaaataataagTAATCAAGTGATTGTTTGAAGGTAGACATTcataccgttgaatgccgggCAAATTAGTGGTATGGAGCTTAAGTACTCGCAAGCAAGACAGAAcatcctgggttcaagtcccaccAGTGGAATCGtcgatgcgcacttctgaggaatcccatactagtaAGGAATAGACCGTCAAATACTTCCACGTTTTCAGTCGTATtccagcttagattgactcgtcaATTCAATTGTCAATTGACAGAATTACCAATCACAATAATATTAACCACAAAATCCCATCAACTACTTTACAGAATGGGAGAAGTTACCTAAAAtgcaaaataaatcataataatatacaaGCCGATATAAAATGATAGTTtacaataaaattcattatcATAAGTCCATTCTATTTTATTCTAATCTATGCCAATCTGTTTTTCTTCATTAAATATCTACACTCTAATTTACTTattgaattactggaattcctAACTTCTTAACCTAATagaaatatgaaaagaaaatgGAACAAAACAAATTTACTTTAAGTACGTGCCACTATCATAAGGAAGATAGTCTATGAGAAACAATAGATagtttcatttttgtttgttgttgttgtttgttttgtcaTAATGAGACAGTATTCTCATATATCAGGTTCCGAAGGTCAATCTATTGTTCATTCGCCCACGTAACGTAATCATATTTggtggtttattattattattattattattattttcaagatAAATTTCTACAGAAATATTCATCTTAATTCTCTTTATATGACATTCTAACGTTGATCAGTGTTGATTTCTTACATGCAATCGTCACCTCCTCTAAATTGGTTTCTTCTCAGTCAACTTAGTAATTTCATGAAAGCAATTGTCAGATTGTTTAGTGATTGATTCTTGGTAAGTGTGATGCGGAGTGGTCGATCGATGCTGAGACATGCTTCCTATTTGCCGGACAAACTTGCTACTTGAGTGAGAATACAAGTGGTGAATAGGGAAGTGTTTAGTATATTGCtgtgatctgactccaattagaacGTATGCTGATTGTTGTAGAAATATACATGCcttcaatcctcgtatataactATCGACTCAATTCACGTTGGACAATAACGGAATAAAgcaagtcaaatacgagaatgcaTTTTGAATTGATATATTTCGAACACTCATTGATGcagacagacaatcagagaaacgGAGTGAAGAGAGCGAAGTGAACAAGACGAGACGAGACTAGACGAAACGGAACGGAACGAAATGAAGCGAAACGAAGTGAGGCGTAGAGGAGAAGGTGAGTGAGCGAACTCGTTTCGATTAggcgtgactcaatatttatattcagacaaGAATAATGGATATCAGACTGACACGTGATGAATAGGGTAAGCAATGAGCACATAAACGATCATATAAGGGTTGTCAGAAATTACTTCCTAATGCTTGTTACCCTCACTGgtgcataggctgccgaccaacattctccaactcactctatcCTGatccttcttttctagttctatccaattcttgttcattcttctcatgtatgCCTTCATTTCTTGGCgttatgtgttctttagtctttctCTTCTTATTTTTccttgaggattctaagtgAACGCTTATGACGCAGtcgtgtgctttcctcaatgtctATCCTATcgacttccagctcttctttctgatttcttcctcctctggaatctggtttgatCTCTCTCacggtaggttgttgctgataatgtctgaccaacggattcgaagtattttgcgtagacaactgttaataaacacttgtatcttctggatgatgggtttcgtagttctccaagtttccaccttATACTACAGATTGTCTTGAcctttgtattgaaaattctgattttggtgttggttgatagacagttgttttgagtttcagatattCTTCACTTGTAGATGTGCTGCTTTTGTTTCGCCGactcgcgccttcacatctgtatcagatccaccgtgctcatcaatgatgctgcccagctatgtaaaggtttttacatcctccaaagcttctccgtcaagtatgatttgattggtgcatgtcCTGTTGTATCCATTTGTGTAggttgagacctactgttgctaAAGCTGCAgctgcgatagaagagccagatcaccTGTGAattctagatcgtccagctgcatcctagatgtacACTGTATACAGTGCTTCATCCCAGATGTTaacgtcttcataatccagtcgctCACAAAGAAAAAGAGAGAGGATGACAGTAAGCAACCTTGTGTAACGCTGGCAATTACTTCAAATGAGTTTGTAAGCTGTCCTCAATGTACGATTTAGCAGTTTAATTCATCGtaagaattccgtatgatgttgactatcttctcaggcacgtGATTCAGTATTTATATTCAGGAAAGAATAAGTTACAGACAGACGTCAGTATGAtgatagtgatgatgatgatcatattTCGACTCTCACCGACCACTTCGCACAGTGTTTTCAGACTTTCTTAGTGGAACAGAAAACTGAAAACACAAACGTCTTTCAGATATTATGGTTAACTGATTAGTTCACTACTCAGCTGTCAATAAGAAACGGCTCGTTTGGATCATCCAAATTCTTACACGTGTCAAATTTATTCACTATTCGTTTGTACATGCGAACAATGAACAAATCACGTGatagatttcaatgaaataaactgTCACCTGACAAAAGTCTGAACAGTAATGAACAACTCCAGACCGATCGTTCCACAACATGGAAGTTGTAATGCAATTTCACAGTGCTTATATCTGAATGTTGGAGAGTGGTGTAGACGTCAAATTTTAACTTACTGATATTGACTTGTTCCGTAAACTACCATTTTTGATAGAGCACTGTATTGATCATGTAATATAAAGTGCAACATTCACAATGTCTTACCGATGACATCCAACCAGTCAGCATAGATAATGAAAAATACCATGCGtcctcatcatcattatcatcgtcACCATTAAATTGTAATTTGTAATTATTACCTTATGTGTGAATTGAATTACAACGCTTATGAAGGCATATGATTTGGCAATGAACAAGATAAACACGGTCAATTCACTTACGCTATCATTAACATTCCACACTAATTTGTGATTTGATTATGTCAATTTTAAACTAAATTATGGTATTTGTTTAGTTAATAAactcaaataaacaaatttcatcAAAGCAATTtgcattcattcatctattcatTCAATAATTAGTCTTGGAAATCTAAAAGTCTACTCCAGGTCAACTTACTCTGGCTTCATTTACATTCCTTGTGTATGTTAGAATGTCCCAGTGTAATTACTCTATGGTCATACACTACCATTGAATATTCAAGAGTAATAATCAGTCTGAAATGTAGTTGAAGATTTCTGGTAAGATTTATAATTGAAGAAATTGAAATTCAAGATTTGATGTAGGGAAGCACATCTGACTGAATTATATAAATGTATCGTTTCAACAATACTGTCCATCATGGATGGATTGATGGTGCCGTCACCATTCCTAATGATGAAACGAATGGTTCATTCATCATCAGAATGACTACTCACATGATATGAAAATTCTCACTTTTAACAAAAGCGTATTCTTTCAATGGAACAAGACTGAATTAGTTTAGTGTGAAATGAGTAGTTACACAAACAGTGAAATAGAGTTCCTTTTAACCAACAACTCACACATCTAACACTCATGGCACTGCTAATGAATGCCAATCAGTTTATAGTTGTGAATATGATCAGATCATGTTTATGCACTAATCACCATTTAATAATTCCAATGTACCATAATTATTTTCACCAGTAACTATCTGCAGCACAACTTAGCACAAGGTGAATAATCTCAATTTAGTCAACTATGAATGCACACAATCTGTCCGATTATAATAATTAATGCCTAACACATTGCAACAAGTAGTTGCATGTTTCCCTGATGACAACAATCATCTGTATTTCATTTCATACAATAAATCCTTGTGAATTATCAAGCAACGTAATCGAGTGAAGAACTTGAGTAAATAACACTAGAATACCGTTATTCCTGTAATACAATCAGTGGAACAATGTTTCTTGATAATTCGACTCATAATTCGACTTTCTATCAGGTCGATAGATGACGAGACATCTGAGTGTTGATGAACTCCGAATAGGttcaattgtttttcattcttcatCTATTCATAATTACAATTGAGTGAGTTGAATCAAGTCTCGATTTTGTCTCCACAATCTTCATCAATGATGAGTAAATCTTTGTCAGATCACACAATCGAGTCGTCTCCAATACAATATTCCAGAGTCATCATCCTCTTTACTCACAAATATTCCTTCAGTGTCCTCAATTCAACTGCATTACAATAAACTGGGCACCCGGGCAccatcacagccctcacacatatcaaaagagatttgtgtggtgcatatgtatttggtgcctctttgtattaatatctatgtgttaaaatgtGAATTACGATGAAGCCTTTCACACAATTCACTACTCTGTGATCAAATATCCATCTCATCATGCTCATTGACAATATCCTTATTATTTCGAACTGATTAAACGAAGTGACTTCTTTGTGACaatgaaatacaatgaattcaacaTATTCTTCAAGCAATCTCATTCTCGATTTCCTCCTAtagaattattatcataattcgACTTTCTATCAAGTCGATAGTTGATTGGTTAACGCGACGAGACATCTGGTTGGATGATCAACTGTATGCTTCACTCTATATAATCTcagtaatttcttcttcattgtgaataaattatttgacaACGTTGAAATGACTACACGTGATTACAAAAGTGACTGCATAATTGTAagttttcaaattgttttcactatCTGTTTACCTGTGTTTTCAATTAGTTTGATGATAGTTATGAAGGATATTCAGCGAAGAATTTCACTTTACCAGAAATCTATGAAAAACATATTTCAACCATTTTGGTTCCAAGTGGAATGATTGAGAATCGTTTGGAAAGAATGTCTATTGATATACTGAGTGATTATGAGAAATCTGGTGTACAATCTGTCTACGTGATTTGTATATTGAAAGGAGGTTTCAAATTTGCTTCCGACTTATTCAAAGCATTACAAGAGTATTCATTTACACGTCGAAATTACATAAAAGTTAGTATTGACTTCGTCGCTGCAAGTACATACGTTGTAAGTAGTAATGACATTTTGTGAATTAATGTCTATCAATTTATTCAGGATGATTCAGTAGGTCATGATACCAAAATCACTCCGTGTACAAATATGGAGAAGTTCAGAGATAAGGTAGGTTGAGCGGAAATGGAGAGAATTTATCATGATCATTTGGTTGTTCTGTATAGGATGTACTCATTGTGGAAGATATGGTTGACACGGGCACAAGTTTAAACGAACTGGAGAGATTTGTGAAGAAATACGAACCGAAATCTGTTCGTTCAGCATGGTATGTTGTGTTGATGTTGTTCTCTTATTTTGTATTATCACCGAATGCATTCGAAGTGAGTGTTATGTGTATGTTGAGTTGGATGTTAACAGGTTGAACAAGTGGATTCATTGTCTAGTAGATCTTTTATACATTTAATTCGAAAGACACTGAATGTGTAGAAATCAATTGTTTATCTTGATAGTAAGTACTACTGATGTGGTGTGACAGATTTGTGAGTTTATTTGTGTGCATTTAGTAAATAATCGATAATGGTTGTCACGTACACTAGAATCGTTGAAATGCGCGGTATCTTTGAGACACAGTGTAAAGAGAGATAAATGTCGTCGTATTTCACATTGATTCCAACGTGTTATGATTGAACACTGAATCACGTAAACAGTCAGTAGGATGCTTTAAGTACTGGATCGATCGACTGCTGATACTCAACAGCTTGACCTAATTTGTATGCATTTTCACATTGACAATCACTAAACCAATTActttgattttaatagttgtgcAATAACATGTGTTGATGTCATTTTTCAATTGAATCACAGTTTACTGGTCAAAAGAATAGCCGAGGTTCCTGGGTATAAACCAACCTGTAAGTCTTCAATACTGAAATTGTTCGTAACAGAACTATCATTGTATTTGTGCAAATGTTAATTTGTTTGTATCTCTACTTATGCGTATTATGGCTGACTAGATTAGTGTTCAAGTGTATGTAAATTGAATCGTTCTAGGTTCGAAGATGTGAGTCATCGAATGAAGATCTGATCTTGTCAGAATCATTTCAATAGTACAACAGAATCTGTTGGAGATAGACGTTGTGAGCTAATTCATTGAACAAGTATTCATAGAGTCAGAGTGGGACATCATCCACTGGTTTATTGTTAGATGGAACCCGATCATCACTGAACAACAAAGAACTACTGTGTTTTTGGCCGGTTGTGTAATAATACCTATTGACCGTGTTCCAGTTccatttctaaagaaaatttattcaCAGTGTTCCTGATCACTGATAACACATCCAACCAGAAATATAGCAACCGTGTAAGAGAATTCAACAGTCAATTCTTTCCTCACAAGTTATTTTGATCTCTGTTAAAATTAAACCAAGTGTATATTTGAGTCACTCAAAACCACATTAAGTGGTTCATTCAGAGATCAATTGTCACGACGTGCAAAGTAAAACTGTGTAACACGAGTGTAGTCTACTTTTGATCAGACACGCATCATTACTCGTCATTTTAACGTATTCCATCAAACTGATTCGTATCAAATGGCATTTTGTAGATGTTGGCTTCGAAGTACCGAATGTATTCATAGTTGGTTATGGTATCGACTACAACGATCGCTTCCGTGAATTGCCAGTAAGTGAATTGGACGAATGGATAATTTGTTGTTTTCCCATTTATGTTTGTTATTATATGTGGAACGATCAAGTTGGTTGTGTGGAGTAACATGTGTTGGAGATTGATGAGTGGGCATGAATGTGAGCGAGTTATTACGTTGGCCAACAAGAAAACGGACAATGTATCacttgaatgaatgaatgaatgagatgAGATGAGTCAAATTTGCTTTCACATTGTTCAGAGAAGATATAAATATTGTTCACTTTTTCTCCTTTGATTATTTCCTCTCCTCTCAAGCATGTCTGTGCAGTGAACGATGAAGGTAAACGTGAATTCCTTGGCCAAGGTTAACATCTCTCTCGAGCTTCGTTTAACCGTGTATTAACCGAGAAAATAATCAGATTTGTGTCGAACGTTCCATCTTTAAATGTCATCACGTATACATTAaagaaaatgtatattttatacagaagagaatttattttgtactatttttgcaaaaatatttgttttttgaCAGATGTACTTTGGTCTTTTGAATTTATTTCCTAATTAGTTCAGTATGTCTAATTTACACAAAGACTATTATGATTGAGAAGCCTACTAGTTCCCATTTTGCTTTCAACTGCCCATTTAGCTAAATATTTGCAAAACAGTTCATGCTGCGCTTAATCATACAAATAAAACATCTTACGATGTTCAATAAATACTCCCACTGAGACATTGAATATTCAAGTTTTGCGAAGAAATATTTCGTCTCAATTAGTTCTTCATCAAGACTCTATACTAATATGTAGGTTTGACAAATGAGTAGAAAACCGATATCAATTAGATGATTTCGAGTCAATTTAACAATGTAACAGTCAGTTAGTAACCATACAGTGTGTTCATATTCACGCAAATATCTATTTTATGAAACGTGGAAAATATTCAGCATTAACAGCGAACCTCACTAGAAATCACTCTGAGACCATAATTCATGGACGaactttgagcgacgctaaaacgaccttgagaatgtccacttaCATACTAAGGCAATATGAGGGTTGTAagccagtgtgaggaattaggattaatatttacagttgatagaaCCA
This genomic interval carries:
- the HPRT1_1 gene encoding hypoxanthine phosphoribosyltransferase 1 (EggNog:ENOG41KOG3367~COG:F), which gives rise to MTTRDYKSDCIIFDDSYEGYSAKNFTLPEIYEKHISTILVPSGMIENRLERMSIDILSDYEKSGVQSVYVICILKGGFKFASDLFKALQEYSFTRRNYIKVSIDFVAASTYVDDSVGHDTKITPCTNMEKFRDKDVLIVEDMVDTGTSLNELERFVKKYEPKSVRSACLLVKRIAEVPGYKPTYVGFEVPNVFIVGYGIDYNDRFRELPHVCAVNDEGKREFLGQG